The following proteins are co-located in the Sulfitobacter guttiformis genome:
- a CDS encoding SGNH/GDSL hydrolase family protein, whose amino-acid sequence MATSPKSLRRMILLDACATIVLSPVLLFQAFRLRKRALRLPEAEGPRSGCTGKGPALNLLIVGDSSAAGVGAQTQNDALAGKLTARLGRDRTVQWHLIAATGATTPGTLARLRSTALPPADVVVLVLGVNDVTRGRAQFAWLRCHSTLRALLRCETGARHLYICQIPPLGDFPLLPNPLRWILGRRALRFDAALARALRDEPGTTHVMLPDKLDPADMAIDGFHPGPVIYASWSNEMARQILSDGPKS is encoded by the coding sequence ATGGCTACGTCTCCAAAATCTTTGCGGCGGATGATCCTGCTGGACGCCTGCGCTACCATCGTGCTGTCTCCCGTGCTGCTGTTTCAGGCCTTTCGGCTGCGCAAACGTGCCTTGCGCTTGCCCGAAGCAGAAGGGCCGCGCAGCGGATGCACCGGCAAAGGGCCTGCGCTGAACCTGCTTATTGTAGGGGACAGCTCTGCCGCAGGTGTGGGTGCGCAGACGCAAAACGATGCTTTGGCCGGAAAGCTGACAGCTCGGTTGGGGCGCGATAGAACAGTGCAATGGCATCTGATCGCTGCAACGGGAGCCACTACGCCCGGTACACTCGCCCGCCTCAGATCCACAGCCCTACCTCCCGCTGATGTGGTGGTGCTCGTGCTGGGCGTCAACGACGTCACACGCGGCAGAGCGCAATTTGCATGGCTGCGCTGTCACAGCACTTTGCGTGCGCTGCTAAGGTGCGAGACAGGGGCGCGGCATCTTTATATCTGCCAGATCCCGCCTTTGGGCGATTTCCCATTGCTGCCCAATCCGCTGCGCTGGATCTTGGGCCGCAGAGCGCTGAGGTTCGACGCCGCCCTCGCCCGCGCATTGCGAGACGAGCCTGGCACAACTCATGTCATGCTACCCGATAAACTGGATCCGGCAGACATGGCCATCGACGGTTTTCATCCCGGTCCCGTTATCTATGCCTCATGGTCAAACGAAATGGCCCGCCAGATCTTATCCGACGGGCCAAAAAGTTAG
- a CDS encoding SPOR domain-containing protein, whose amino-acid sequence MKLTRLVVIAIISGTLGAAAASAQSRVDNQPAEFPPASFLGKQYVDSKGCVFIRAGIDGLVSWVPRISRSRQSICGFKPTFAGQVTQAPAAPVQTAEVVQITNPPAASAVRAPAPQPRPAPVVQARPKAQPAPKVVRQVARAPAPIVEKVVQPAPVMVPAPQVAQVQQGASACPGASAISGQYLRSGRYAVRCGPQTASIIGSRIPHTPAPRSAVVASVSKSAASQPVTVGPNTRIVPRHVAVNRVNTTNVTVPHGYKRVWEDGRLNPKRAEQSLAGHYAMNLVWTSSVPRRLINQADGRDVTASVPLVYPYTDYAAQQREFGEVTIVKRNGRTLKRLVRNVRGVVQPEPAQARVATVQRQPVYSSRSAPQTVAPKANAQPKAQVAGRGFVQVGAFTDPAAAQQMARKVQQMGMPVRIGRYTRDGLTTRLVIAGPFGGQGDVSRAVSRLRGAGYSAFAR is encoded by the coding sequence ATGAAACTTACCAGACTTGTCGTAATCGCTATCATTTCCGGCACTCTGGGCGCAGCTGCCGCATCCGCCCAGAGCCGTGTCGATAACCAGCCGGCGGAATTCCCGCCAGCATCCTTTTTGGGCAAGCAATACGTTGACAGCAAGGGCTGTGTATTCATTCGTGCAGGTATTGACGGTCTCGTATCATGGGTGCCGCGTATATCACGATCACGCCAGTCGATCTGTGGTTTCAAGCCTACGTTTGCCGGCCAGGTGACCCAAGCGCCCGCCGCGCCGGTGCAAACTGCCGAAGTTGTACAGATTACCAATCCTCCAGCAGCTTCCGCGGTACGCGCGCCCGCACCACAGCCGCGCCCCGCACCCGTTGTGCAGGCCCGCCCCAAGGCGCAGCCCGCCCCGAAAGTGGTGCGTCAGGTAGCCCGCGCGCCTGCGCCGATTGTTGAGAAGGTTGTGCAGCCGGCTCCGGTAATGGTGCCTGCGCCGCAAGTTGCGCAAGTACAGCAGGGCGCATCCGCCTGTCCGGGTGCATCTGCGATCAGCGGTCAATATCTGCGCAGTGGCCGGTATGCCGTGCGATGCGGTCCACAAACAGCATCTATCATAGGCTCCCGCATCCCCCACACGCCAGCACCGCGCAGTGCTGTGGTTGCAAGCGTGTCGAAGAGTGCCGCTTCGCAGCCGGTCACTGTCGGCCCGAACACCCGTATTGTGCCACGCCATGTCGCGGTAAACCGTGTGAACACGACGAACGTTACCGTGCCCCATGGGTACAAGCGTGTTTGGGAAGACGGCCGCCTGAATCCGAAACGCGCCGAACAATCGCTGGCTGGTCACTACGCAATGAACCTTGTTTGGACATCGTCGGTGCCGCGCCGGTTGATTAATCAGGCCGATGGCCGTGATGTTACAGCATCGGTGCCACTGGTTTACCCATATACTGATTATGCGGCCCAACAGCGTGAATTCGGCGAAGTGACGATCGTTAAGCGCAATGGCCGCACGCTCAAACGTCTGGTGCGCAATGTGCGCGGGGTCGTGCAGCCGGAGCCGGCTCAAGCACGTGTCGCAACGGTTCAGCGGCAGCCGGTCTATTCCTCCCGCTCCGCGCCGCAGACAGTAGCGCCCAAGGCGAACGCCCAGCCCAAGGCGCAAGTTGCCGGTCGCGGTTTTGTACAGGTCGGGGCGTTCACCGACCCTGCCGCAGCTCAACAGATGGCCCGCAAAGTGCAACAGATGGGCATGCCGGTGCGTATCGGTCGCTACACCCGTGACGGCCTGACGACACGGCTGGTGATTGCTGGCCCGTTTGGTGGTCAGGGCGATGTGAGCCGCGCCGTGAGCAGGCTGCGCGGTGCGGGTTACAGTGCATTCGCGCGCTAG
- the upp gene encoding uracil phosphoribosyltransferase, whose protein sequence is MNDQHLTVVDHPLVQHKLTIMRDKETPTAVFRQLLREISQLLAYEVTRNLAMTTKRIETPMQMMDAPTLDGKKLALISILRAGNGLLDGVLELIPSARVGFVGLYRDEETLQPVQYYFKVPEGLDDRLVIAVDPMLATGNSSVAAIDLLKEAGANNLLFLCLLAAPEGIARMKEAHPDVPIVTAAVDEKLNELGYIVPGLGDAGDRMFGTK, encoded by the coding sequence ATGAACGACCAACACCTCACAGTCGTGGACCACCCGCTGGTCCAGCACAAACTGACGATTATGCGTGATAAAGAGACGCCAACAGCAGTGTTCCGGCAACTGCTGCGCGAGATAAGTCAGTTGCTGGCATATGAGGTGACGCGAAATCTGGCCATGACGACCAAGCGGATCGAGACACCGATGCAGATGATGGACGCGCCCACGCTGGACGGTAAGAAGCTGGCGTTGATCTCGATCCTGCGGGCGGGCAACGGCCTGCTGGACGGAGTGCTGGAGTTGATCCCCTCGGCGCGTGTGGGATTTGTCGGGCTCTACCGTGACGAGGAAACGCTGCAACCGGTGCAATATTACTTCAAGGTGCCTGAGGGCCTCGACGACCGGCTGGTGATTGCTGTGGACCCGATGCTGGCCACAGGAAATTCATCTGTTGCGGCGATTGATCTTTTGAAAGAGGCAGGGGCGAACAACCTTCTGTTTTTGTGCCTGCTGGCAGCACCGGAGGGCATTGCGCGCATGAAAGAGGCGCATCCCGATGTTCCGATTGTCACGGCGGCAGTGGATGAAAAGCTCAACGAGTTGGGCTATATTGTACCGGGTCTTGGTGATGCGGGCGACCGTATGTTCGGCACGAAATAG
- a CDS encoding phosphopentomutase produces MGRAFLVVMDSVGIGGAPDAGSFFNGELPDTGANTLGHIAQACAAGRAEEGRSGALKLPHLARLGLGAAIKAASGLEIEAFNVPLEGTWAAATEVSKGKDTPSGHWELAGLPVPWEWKFFERTEGSFDAELIAHVCAAAGIEGILGNCHAPGTAIIEGLGAEHMRSGWPICYTSADSVFQIAAHEEIFGLERLLKLCADIAPTLHAQKVGRVIARPFVGSADAGFVRTPNRRDFAIMPPRPVLSNWVQAAGRATFAVGKIGDIFSMQGFDEVRKGTDAVLMDHLGDLVRDAPEGSLTFANFVEFDSVFGHRRDVSGYACALEWFDAEIGAVIAQMREGDIMVLTADHGNDPTWAGTDHTRERVPVLVAGLGTGMLGAEGHIGFADVAAFVAGHLGVEVPR; encoded by the coding sequence ATGGGGCGGGCTTTTCTTGTTGTGATGGATTCCGTGGGGATTGGTGGCGCGCCTGATGCGGGCAGCTTTTTCAACGGGGAGTTGCCGGATACGGGTGCAAACACGTTGGGCCACATTGCACAGGCTTGTGCGGCAGGGCGCGCCGAGGAAGGGCGGAGCGGCGCACTCAAGCTGCCGCATCTGGCGCGGCTTGGTCTGGGAGCCGCAATCAAAGCGGCGAGCGGTCTAGAGATTGAAGCTTTCAACGTGCCTTTAGAGGGTACTTGGGCGGCCGCAACCGAGGTCTCGAAAGGCAAGGATACGCCATCGGGCCATTGGGAACTGGCGGGCCTGCCCGTGCCGTGGGAGTGGAAATTTTTTGAGCGCACCGAAGGGTCGTTCGATGCGGAACTCATTGCTCATGTCTGTGCTGCAGCGGGGATTGAAGGCATTTTGGGCAATTGTCACGCGCCTGGCACCGCCATCATCGAAGGACTGGGCGCCGAGCATATGCGCAGTGGCTGGCCCATTTGCTATACCTCCGCCGACAGTGTGTTCCAGATTGCCGCGCATGAGGAAATATTCGGGCTGGAGCGCCTTCTGAAGCTTTGTGCGGATATTGCGCCTACCCTCCATGCGCAAAAGGTGGGGCGTGTGATTGCGCGGCCCTTCGTGGGCAGCGCTGATGCCGGTTTTGTCCGAACGCCCAACCGCCGTGATTTTGCGATCATGCCGCCGCGTCCGGTGCTGAGTAATTGGGTGCAGGCCGCAGGGCGTGCAACATTTGCAGTGGGGAAGATCGGCGATATCTTCTCCATGCAAGGGTTTGACGAGGTGCGCAAAGGCACCGATGCGGTGCTGATGGATCATTTGGGCGATCTGGTGCGTGATGCGCCCGAGGGCAGTCTGACATTCGCCAATTTTGTCGAGTTTGACAGCGTGTTTGGCCATCGGCGTGATGTATCGGGCTATGCCTGCGCGCTTGAATGGTTTGACGCGGAAATCGGCGCGGTCATTGCGCAGATGCGCGAGGGTGACATAATGGTACTCACGGCAGATCACGGCAATGATCCTACATGGGCCGGGACGGACCACACCCGCGAGCGGGTGCCGGTTCTGGTGGCGGGCCTTGGCACGGGGATGCTAGGCGCGGAGGGTCATATCGGATTTGCGGATGTGGCGGCTTTTGTTGCCGGTCATCTCGGGGTAGAGGTTCCCCGATAA
- a CDS encoding thymidine phosphorylase translates to MEARSILAKLRHDIALSPEELTWVAGALADQTLSAAQAGAFAMGVCRNGLDEAGRVALTRGMCASGQVLTWDLDRPVLDKHSTGGVGDCVSLILAPALAACGAYVPMISGRGLGHTGGTLDKMEAIPGVGVMLDEVRLRRIVDQVGCAIVGATGDIAPADRRLYAVRDVTATVDSLDLITASILSKKLAAGLDGLVLDVKVGSGAFMKDIAAARALAQALVRTANAAGCPTRAVISDMGQPLVPSLGNALEVSEVMQVLRGDVKGPIVELCAVLGGVLLANAGLAKDAQAGALMISAAIADGHAAERFGAMIAALGGPVRFVEDWQRFLPEATVMREVKAPVAGYVQAINGEALGLAVVALGGGRVIESDPVDPAVGLSRVVRLGTWVEQGQALAVVHAARPEQADRALVAVQAAITLGAAALPLPELIVEHVG, encoded by the coding sequence ATGGAGGCGCGGAGTATTCTGGCCAAGCTGCGTCATGACATCGCCTTGAGCCCCGAGGAATTAACGTGGGTCGCCGGTGCGCTTGCCGACCAGACGTTGAGCGCGGCGCAGGCGGGTGCATTTGCCATGGGCGTTTGCCGCAACGGTCTGGACGAGGCGGGGCGCGTGGCGCTGACGCGCGGCATGTGCGCTTCAGGTCAGGTACTGACATGGGATCTGGACAGGCCTGTGCTCGATAAACACTCCACCGGCGGCGTGGGAGATTGCGTAAGTCTGATCCTTGCACCTGCTTTGGCCGCTTGTGGCGCGTATGTGCCGATGATTTCGGGGCGCGGGTTGGGGCATACGGGCGGAACGCTGGACAAGATGGAGGCGATCCCCGGTGTGGGCGTGATGCTCGATGAGGTGCGGTTACGGCGGATTGTGGATCAGGTCGGTTGCGCCATCGTAGGTGCGACGGGTGATATCGCCCCTGCGGACCGTCGCCTCTATGCGGTGCGCGATGTGACCGCCACTGTGGACAGCCTCGATCTTATTACCGCCTCGATCCTGAGCAAGAAGCTTGCCGCAGGGCTGGACGGTCTGGTGCTGGATGTCAAAGTGGGGTCGGGCGCGTTTATGAAGGACATCGCTGCCGCGCGCGCGCTTGCGCAGGCGCTGGTGCGGACCGCGAATGCGGCAGGCTGTCCTACACGGGCTGTGATCAGCGATATGGGCCAGCCTTTGGTCCCGAGCCTTGGTAATGCGCTGGAGGTGTCGGAGGTGATGCAGGTTCTGCGCGGCGACGTAAAGGGCCCCATAGTTGAGCTGTGCGCGGTGCTGGGCGGTGTGTTGCTGGCCAATGCGGGGCTGGCAAAGGATGCGCAGGCGGGTGCTTTGATGATCAGTGCTGCGATTGCGGACGGACATGCGGCAGAGCGCTTCGGCGCAATGATTGCAGCCCTCGGCGGGCCGGTTCGCTTCGTCGAGGACTGGCAGCGGTTTTTGCCGGAGGCAACGGTAATGCGCGAGGTCAAGGCGCCGGTCGCTGGCTATGTGCAGGCCATCAACGGGGAGGCGTTGGGCCTTGCTGTGGTTGCTCTTGGCGGCGGGCGGGTTATCGAGAGTGATCCTGTCGATCCTGCTGTTGGCCTGTCACGGGTGGTGCGCCTTGGCACATGGGTCGAACAAGGTCAGGCGCTTGCGGTGGTTCATGCAGCACGTCCAGAACAGGCAGATCGGGCGCTGGTTGCGGTACAGGCGGCGATCACGCTGGGCGCCGCGGCCTTGCCCTTACCAGAACTTATTGTGGAGCACGTAGGCTGA
- a CDS encoding cytidine deaminase, which translates to MSDLREAAMAVRMNAHAPYSNFKVGAALRGASGTIYRGCNVENVAYPEGTCAEAGAIAAMVAAGETSFTEGYVVAGSPLPVTPCGGCRQKLAEFGAGDVVVTMATVEGVEEAMSISALLPGAFDSSFLGR; encoded by the coding sequence GTGAGTGATTTGAGAGAAGCAGCGATGGCGGTGCGGATGAACGCGCATGCGCCCTATTCCAATTTCAAGGTGGGAGCAGCGTTGCGCGGGGCATCTGGCACCATATATCGCGGCTGCAACGTCGAGAATGTCGCCTATCCAGAGGGTACTTGCGCGGAAGCGGGTGCGATTGCTGCAATGGTCGCCGCGGGCGAGACATCATTTACCGAAGGCTATGTGGTTGCGGGTTCACCTCTTCCCGTGACGCCGTGTGGTGGCTGCCGCCAAAAGCTGGCGGAGTTCGGCGCAGGCGATGTTGTGGTGACCATGGCAACGGTCGAGGGCGTCGAGGAGGCGATGAGCATTTCCGCGCTGCTGCCCGGGGCATTCGATTCTTCGTTTCTGGGGCGTTAA
- a CDS encoding NADP-dependent malic enzyme — MSDKSQTRQAALDYHAFPKPGKLEIRATKPLANGRDLARAYSPGVAEACIEIQKDPSTAALYTSRANLVAVVTNGTAVLGLGNIGALASKPVMEGKAVLFKKFAGIDCFDIEVNESDPEKLADIVCALEPSFGAINLEDIKAPDCFTVERICNERMNIPVFHDDQHGTAIVVGAAATNALFVANKKFEDIKIVSTGGGAAGIACLNMLLKLGVKRENVWLCDIHGLVYEGREIDMNPIKSEYAQKTDLRQLDDVIHDADLFLGLSGPNVLTPEMVGKMADTPIIFALANPNPEIMPDAARAVRPNAIIATGRSDFPNQVNNVLCFPFIFRGALDVGATTINDEMKIACIEGIAALARATTSAEAAAAYQGEQMTFGADYLIPKPFDPRLVGIVSSAVARAAMETGVATRPIEDMAAYRAKLDHSVFKSALLMRPVFQAARATPRRIVFAEGEDERVLRCAQAMLEETTERPILIGRPEVIERRMEKAGLALKIGHDVDVVNPENDPRYRDYWETYHGLLARRGVSPDIARAIMRTNTTAIGAVMVHREEADSLICGTFGETRWHLNYIEQVLGRDGRRAHGSLSLMILEDGPLFIADTQVHQHPNPEQLAEIAIGAARHVRRFGLTPNVAMCSQSQFGNQGEGSGSRLRRAIRILDAGNHDFSYEGEMNIDTALDPDLRKRLFPENRMEGPANVLVFAHADAASGVRNILKMKGGGLEVGPILMGMGNRAHVVSPSITARGLLNMAAIAGTPVNHYG; from the coding sequence ATGTCCGACAAGTCCCAAACCCGTCAGGCTGCCCTTGATTATCATGCCTTCCCAAAACCCGGAAAACTCGAGATAAGGGCAACCAAACCGTTGGCCAACGGGCGCGATCTGGCCCGTGCCTACAGCCCCGGTGTGGCAGAGGCCTGTATCGAAATTCAAAAAGATCCCTCTACTGCCGCCCTATATACATCCCGTGCCAATCTTGTCGCGGTAGTGACAAACGGGACCGCAGTTTTGGGCCTTGGCAACATCGGCGCTCTGGCGTCCAAGCCGGTGATGGAGGGAAAGGCAGTTCTGTTCAAAAAATTCGCAGGGATCGACTGTTTTGACATCGAAGTAAACGAATCCGACCCCGAAAAACTTGCTGATATTGTTTGCGCACTCGAGCCGTCGTTCGGCGCGATCAACCTTGAAGATATCAAGGCCCCCGATTGCTTCACGGTCGAGCGGATATGCAACGAACGAATGAACATTCCCGTGTTTCACGACGACCAACACGGCACAGCCATCGTTGTCGGCGCTGCGGCCACAAATGCGCTATTTGTCGCGAACAAGAAGTTCGAGGATATCAAGATTGTCAGCACGGGTGGCGGTGCTGCGGGCATCGCCTGTCTTAACATGCTGCTGAAGCTGGGTGTGAAGCGAGAGAATGTCTGGCTGTGTGACATTCACGGTCTTGTCTACGAGGGCCGCGAGATCGATATGAACCCGATCAAATCCGAATACGCGCAAAAAACCGACCTGCGCCAACTGGACGATGTGATCCATGATGCCGATCTGTTTCTGGGTCTCTCGGGTCCCAACGTCCTGACGCCAGAAATGGTTGGAAAAATGGCAGATACGCCGATCATATTTGCACTGGCGAACCCCAACCCAGAGATCATGCCCGATGCCGCCCGCGCAGTGCGTCCCAATGCGATCATCGCCACAGGCCGGTCGGATTTCCCCAATCAGGTAAATAACGTACTCTGTTTTCCCTTCATCTTCCGCGGAGCACTGGATGTGGGTGCCACAACAATCAACGACGAGATGAAGATCGCCTGCATCGAGGGGATCGCCGCACTCGCGCGCGCCACTACCTCGGCAGAGGCCGCCGCCGCTTATCAGGGCGAGCAAATGACATTTGGCGCCGATTATCTTATCCCCAAACCGTTTGACCCCCGTCTTGTTGGCATCGTCTCCTCGGCGGTGGCACGTGCTGCAATGGAGACAGGCGTAGCCACCCGCCCCATCGAGGATATGGCAGCCTACAGGGCGAAACTCGACCATTCCGTTTTCAAATCCGCGCTTTTGATGCGCCCCGTGTTTCAGGCGGCCCGCGCCACGCCGCGCCGCATTGTATTTGCCGAAGGCGAAGACGAGCGTGTGCTGCGCTGTGCCCAAGCGATGCTGGAGGAAACAACCGAGCGCCCCATTCTCATTGGCCGACCCGAGGTCATTGAACGGAGAATGGAAAAGGCCGGTCTCGCACTCAAAATCGGGCATGACGTCGATGTAGTTAACCCAGAAAATGATCCACGCTACCGCGATTATTGGGAAACCTATCACGGCCTGTTGGCAAGGCGCGGCGTCTCCCCCGATATTGCGCGTGCCATAATGCGAACAAATACCACCGCCATCGGCGCTGTCATGGTCCACCGCGAGGAGGCCGACAGCCTTATTTGCGGCACTTTTGGTGAAACCCGCTGGCATCTCAATTACATTGAGCAGGTTTTAGGTCGAGATGGCCGCCGCGCCCATGGTTCGCTGTCGCTTATGATCCTCGAGGACGGCCCGCTGTTTATCGCGGACACGCAGGTGCACCAGCACCCCAACCCCGAACAGCTTGCCGAAATCGCTATCGGGGCGGCGCGCCATGTCCGCCGCTTTGGCCTCACGCCCAATGTCGCCATGTGTTCGCAATCACAATTCGGAAATCAGGGCGAAGGATCGGGCAGCCGCCTGCGACGCGCCATTCGCATCCTTGACGCTGGCAACCATGATTTCTCCTACGAGGGGGAGATGAACATCGATACCGCTCTCGACCCCGATCTGCGCAAGCGCCTCTTCCCCGAAAACCGCATGGAGGGGCCAGCGAACGTGCTGGTGTTCGCCCATGCGGATGCGGCATCGGGCGTGCGCAACATCTTGAAAATGAAGGGTGGCGGCCTCGAAGTTGGTCCGATTCTGATGGGCATGGGCAACCGTGCGCATGTTGTCTCGCCCTCGATTACGGCGCGCGGGCTGCTGAACATGGCCGCCATCGCGGGCACACCAGTAAACCACTATGGCTGA
- a CDS encoding AMP-binding protein, whose amino-acid sequence MGYAEVYKAAQDNPEAFWLEQAQAIDWVKAPEQALFDKGADLYEWYADSLVNGCYNAVDRHVLNGRAAQAAIIHDSPITGTKETITFAQLQTRVAALAGALVAQGVTSGDRVIIYMPMVPEAVEAMLACARIGAVHSVVFGGFAANELAVRIDDCTPKAIIAASCGLEPNRVVHYKPLLDGAIDMAQHKPDACIILQRAQAPCDMVEGRDVEWEAAKALGTPAECVAVAGNHPAYILYTSGTTGAPKGVVRHTAGHLVALNWTMKNIYNVDPGDVFWAASDVGWVVGHSYIAYGPLIAGNTTVVFEGKPVGTPDAGTFWRVISEHNVRSFFTAPTAIRAVKREDPKGLEVAKYDLTCLRALYLAGERADPDTIIWAQNVLGKPVYDHWWQTETGYTIAGNPAGLEALPVKIGSPTVPMPGYNVQILDEAGHRVGPDTLGAIAIKLPLPPGTLPTLWNAEDRFRKSYLSHFPGYYETGDAGMIDADGYLYIMARTDDVINVAGHRLSTGAMEEVLAGHPDVAECAVIGVNDALKGQAPMGFVCLTKGVDRPHAEIEAECVKRIRDQIGPVAAFKLALVVDRLPKTRSGKILRATMVKIADGETFKLPATIDDPAILDEIRAALQTIGYAKV is encoded by the coding sequence ATGGGATATGCAGAGGTTTACAAGGCTGCTCAAGACAACCCAGAGGCATTCTGGCTCGAACAAGCCCAAGCTATAGATTGGGTCAAAGCCCCTGAACAGGCCCTGTTCGACAAGGGTGCGGATCTGTATGAATGGTACGCTGACAGCCTTGTAAACGGCTGCTATAACGCTGTGGACCGCCATGTTTTGAATGGCCGTGCAGCACAGGCCGCGATCATCCACGACAGCCCGATCACCGGCACCAAAGAAACAATTACCTTTGCGCAACTTCAAACCCGTGTTGCCGCCCTCGCAGGCGCGCTTGTAGCGCAAGGCGTCACATCGGGTGATCGCGTGATCATCTATATGCCCATGGTCCCCGAAGCGGTCGAAGCGATGCTGGCCTGTGCGCGTATCGGCGCTGTCCACTCGGTTGTGTTCGGAGGATTTGCCGCGAACGAACTGGCCGTACGGATTGATGACTGTACGCCTAAGGCGATAATTGCCGCCTCCTGCGGGCTTGAGCCAAACCGCGTAGTCCATTACAAACCCCTGCTCGACGGTGCCATCGACATGGCACAGCACAAACCCGACGCCTGCATCATCCTGCAACGCGCCCAAGCACCCTGCGACATGGTCGAGGGCCGCGACGTCGAGTGGGAAGCTGCCAAAGCACTTGGCACACCAGCCGAGTGCGTCGCTGTTGCGGGCAATCATCCTGCCTATATTCTCTATACTTCTGGCACGACTGGCGCGCCGAAGGGTGTTGTGCGCCACACCGCAGGCCACCTCGTGGCACTCAATTGGACGATGAAGAACATATATAACGTCGATCCCGGCGATGTTTTCTGGGCCGCCTCAGATGTGGGCTGGGTGGTAGGTCACAGCTACATCGCCTATGGCCCGCTCATCGCGGGCAATACCACAGTGGTTTTCGAGGGAAAACCTGTTGGAACGCCCGATGCAGGCACTTTCTGGCGCGTCATTTCAGAGCACAACGTGCGCAGCTTTTTCACCGCCCCTACAGCGATCCGCGCCGTCAAACGCGAGGACCCCAAAGGGCTTGAAGTCGCAAAATATGATCTTACGTGCCTGCGCGCTCTTTACCTTGCCGGTGAGCGGGCAGATCCTGACACCATCATCTGGGCGCAGAACGTTCTTGGGAAACCGGTCTACGATCACTGGTGGCAAACCGAAACGGGCTATACCATTGCCGGTAACCCTGCGGGGCTGGAAGCGCTTCCCGTCAAAATCGGCTCTCCCACCGTACCCATGCCCGGCTATAACGTGCAGATCCTCGACGAGGCCGGCCACCGCGTCGGCCCGGATACACTTGGGGCCATTGCCATCAAGCTTCCGCTGCCGCCCGGCACGCTGCCGACACTCTGGAATGCCGAAGACCGCTTTCGCAAAAGCTACCTGTCCCATTTCCCCGGTTACTATGAGACAGGCGATGCCGGCATGATCGACGCTGACGGCTATCTCTATATCATGGCGCGTACGGATGACGTGATTAACGTCGCAGGCCACCGCCTATCGACCGGCGCCATGGAGGAGGTCCTTGCGGGTCATCCGGACGTGGCCGAATGTGCGGTAATCGGGGTTAATGATGCGCTGAAAGGTCAAGCACCGATGGGATTTGTCTGCCTGACAAAAGGCGTCGACCGCCCCCATGCGGAAATCGAGGCTGAATGCGTAAAACGGATCCGCGACCAGATCGGGCCCGTGGCAGCGTTCAAGCTGGCGCTGGTTGTGGATCGCCTGCCAAAAACCCGCTCGGGTAAAATCCTGCGCGCGACGATGGTAAAAATCGCGGATGGCGAAACATTCAAACTGCCTGCCACTATTGATGATCCCGCCATACTCGACGAGATCAGAGCGGCACTTCAGACCATAGGCTATGCAAAAGTCTGA
- a CDS encoding CsbD family protein has protein sequence MNWDTIQGNWKQFKGQAQQKWGDLTDDDLDKAEGNREELEGRIQEKYGRSKEEAKKEVDDFMSSL, from the coding sequence ATGAACTGGGATACAATTCAAGGCAACTGGAAACAATTCAAAGGTCAAGCGCAGCAAAAATGGGGCGACCTGACCGACGATGACCTCGATAAAGCAGAGGGTAATCGCGAGGAACTCGAAGGCCGCATTCAAGAGAAATACGGCCGTTCGAAAGAAGAGGCGAAAAAAGAAGTTGACGACTTTATGTCAAGCCTCTGA
- a CDS encoding SCO family protein — protein sequence MIRAALLAMFFATSTAAGSSLPFDTGGAYSLTNQFGQTRTQSDPDGHAQLVFFGYANCPGICSAAMPLIADVVDAVAGHGITLRPVMITVDPARDTVENMAIPMANYHPDFIGLTGSPAALDTAYQAFNIDHKLVYDDPEYGPVFSHGALIYLMDSRGEVLSLIPPVLDTRRATEIALKYIAR from the coding sequence GTGATCCGCGCTGCTTTGCTCGCTATGTTTTTCGCCACGTCTACAGCGGCGGGGAGTAGTCTTCCGTTCGATACGGGCGGTGCGTATTCCCTGACCAATCAGTTCGGCCAGACACGCACGCAATCAGACCCCGATGGCCATGCACAGTTGGTGTTTTTCGGATACGCCAACTGCCCAGGAATTTGCTCGGCTGCCATGCCCTTAATCGCAGATGTGGTAGATGCGGTTGCGGGTCATGGCATCACCCTTCGACCTGTGATGATCACCGTTGATCCCGCCCGTGACACAGTCGAAAACATGGCCATCCCGATGGCAAACTACCATCCCGACTTCATCGGCCTCACGGGCAGTCCCGCCGCACTTGATACAGCCTATCAGGCATTCAACATCGACCACAAACTGGTCTATGACGACCCTGAATATGGCCCTGTGTTCAGCCACGGCGCGCTTATTTACCTCATGGACAGCAGAGGCGAGGTTTTATCCCTCATCCCCCCTGTACTCGACACCCGGCGCGCCACCGAAATCGCGCTGAAATATATCGCACGCTGA